One window from the genome of Variovorax sp. PAMC26660 encodes:
- the ppc gene encoding phosphoenolpyruvate carboxylase: MKASKTPAPPKRRQAEDQPLIDDIRLLGRILGDVIREQEGDETYALVEKIRTLSVAFRRDADHAADRALKNLLKGLSAAETVRVIRAFTYFSHLANLAEDRHQIRRRTEAEREGVHADGDLQTALARIRKAGVKPDEIVASLAHSYVSPVLTAHPTEVQRKSILDAERAIALLLTTRDEIKLRQSAYASGKDALTPIEFAENETQMRTRVTQIWQTRLLRFSKLTVADEIENALSYYEATFLREIPRVYADLESALTQGGVTPSVAPFLRMGQWIGGDRDGNPNVTAETLEYALSRQSELALRHYLTEVHYLGGELSLSATLVDVSVEMQALAERSPDTNEHRKDEPYRRALTGVYARLAATLRELTGGEAARHAVAPQNPYANAEEFLVDLRTVEESLDEKHGSVLAAPRLRPLIRAVEVFGFHLATVDLRQSSDKHEAVIAELLAIARIEPSYASLAEEAKQTLLLKLLDDARPLRVPDADYSPLAKSELAIFAAARASRARYGAAAIRHYIISHTETVSDLLEALLLQKEVGLLRGAMNGNATCDLIVVPLFETIEDLRNAAPIVRAFYALPNIQALIERSGAEQDVMLGYSDSNKDGGIFTSNWELYRAGIALVSLFDELNKKKANPIRLRMFHGRGGTVGRGGGPSYQAILAQPPGTVRGQIRLTEQGEVIGSKYANREIGRRNLETLVAATLEATLLPQGKPAPATFVSAAGELSSASMATYRKLVYETPGFGEYFFSATPIREIAELNIGSRPASRNPSHKIDDLRAVPWSFSWGQCRLTIPGWFGFGSGVEQFLAAAGNAAGKKERQALLQRMYEQWPFFRTLLSNMDMVLAKSDLALASRYAELVTDRKLRQKVFSMIEAEWHRTSDALTLITGAKQRLEGNAEMQRSVRHRFPYIDPLHHLQVELMRRYRAGDGGERLQRGIHISINGVAAGLRNTG, encoded by the coding sequence ATGAAAGCCAGCAAGACCCCTGCTCCTCCCAAGCGCCGCCAGGCCGAAGACCAGCCGCTGATCGACGACATCCGGCTATTGGGCCGGATCCTCGGCGACGTGATCCGGGAACAGGAAGGAGACGAGACCTATGCGTTGGTTGAAAAGATCCGGACCCTGTCGGTGGCGTTCCGGCGCGACGCCGACCACGCGGCCGACCGCGCGCTCAAGAACCTGCTCAAGGGCCTGAGCGCCGCCGAAACGGTGCGCGTGATCCGCGCCTTCACCTACTTCAGCCACCTGGCCAATCTGGCGGAAGACCGCCACCAGATCCGCCGCCGCACCGAGGCCGAGCGCGAAGGCGTTCATGCCGACGGCGACCTGCAGACCGCCCTGGCCCGCATCCGCAAGGCCGGCGTCAAGCCCGACGAGATCGTGGCCTCGCTGGCCCACAGCTACGTGTCGCCCGTGCTCACCGCGCACCCGACCGAAGTGCAGCGCAAGAGCATCCTCGATGCCGAGCGCGCCATCGCGCTGCTGCTGACCACGCGCGACGAGATCAAGCTGCGCCAGAGCGCCTACGCAAGCGGCAAGGACGCGCTCACGCCCATCGAGTTCGCCGAGAACGAAACGCAGATGCGCACGCGCGTCACGCAGATCTGGCAGACGCGCCTCTTGCGCTTTTCCAAGCTCACGGTGGCCGACGAGATCGAAAACGCGCTGAGCTACTACGAAGCCACCTTCCTGCGCGAGATTCCGCGCGTCTATGCCGACCTCGAAAGCGCGCTGACCCAGGGCGGCGTCACGCCGTCGGTCGCGCCCTTCCTGCGCATGGGCCAGTGGATCGGCGGCGATCGCGACGGCAACCCCAACGTCACCGCTGAAACGCTCGAATACGCGCTCAGCCGCCAATCCGAACTCGCGCTGCGCCACTACCTCACCGAAGTGCACTACCTGGGCGGCGAGCTGTCGCTCTCGGCCACGCTGGTCGATGTGTCGGTCGAGATGCAGGCGCTGGCCGAGCGCTCGCCCGACACCAACGAGCACCGCAAGGACGAGCCCTACCGCCGCGCCCTCACCGGCGTGTATGCGCGACTGGCAGCCACGCTGCGCGAACTCACCGGCGGCGAGGCCGCGCGCCATGCGGTCGCGCCGCAGAACCCGTATGCCAACGCCGAGGAATTCCTTGTCGACCTGCGCACCGTGGAAGAGTCGCTCGACGAGAAGCACGGCAGCGTGCTCGCAGCACCGCGCCTGCGCCCGCTGATCCGTGCGGTCGAAGTCTTCGGCTTCCACCTCGCCACAGTCGACCTGCGCCAGAGTTCCGACAAGCACGAGGCCGTGATCGCCGAGCTGCTGGCCATCGCGCGCATCGAGCCTTCGTACGCCTCGCTGGCCGAAGAAGCCAAGCAGACGCTGCTGCTGAAGCTGCTCGACGACGCCCGTCCGCTGCGCGTGCCCGATGCCGACTACTCGCCGCTCGCGAAAAGCGAACTCGCGATCTTCGCGGCCGCCCGCGCCTCGCGCGCACGCTACGGCGCCGCCGCGATTCGCCACTACATCATCAGCCACACCGAAACGGTGAGCGACCTGCTCGAAGCCCTGCTGCTGCAAAAGGAAGTGGGCCTGCTGCGTGGCGCGATGAATGGCAACGCCACCTGCGACCTGATCGTGGTGCCGCTGTTCGAGACCATCGAAGACCTGCGCAACGCCGCACCCATCGTGCGCGCCTTCTATGCGCTGCCGAACATCCAGGCACTGATCGAACGCTCCGGCGCTGAACAGGACGTGATGCTCGGCTACAGCGACAGCAACAAGGACGGCGGCATCTTCACCAGCAACTGGGAGCTGTACCGCGCGGGCATCGCGCTGGTGTCGCTGTTCGACGAACTCAACAAGAAGAAGGCCAACCCGATCCGCCTGCGCATGTTCCACGGCCGTGGCGGCACGGTGGGACGCGGCGGCGGCCCGAGCTACCAGGCCATCCTGGCGCAGCCACCCGGCACGGTGCGCGGCCAGATCCGCCTGACCGAACAAGGCGAGGTGATCGGCTCCAAGTACGCCAACCGCGAGATCGGCCGGCGCAACCTCGAAACGCTGGTGGCCGCCACGCTCGAAGCCACGCTGCTGCCGCAGGGCAAGCCGGCGCCCGCCACCTTCGTCTCGGCCGCGGGCGAACTCTCCAGCGCCAGCATGGCCACATACCGCAAGCTGGTCTACGAGACACCCGGCTTCGGCGAGTACTTCTTCAGCGCCACGCCGATCCGCGAGATCGCCGAACTCAACATCGGCTCACGCCCCGCATCGCGCAACCCGAGCCACAAGATCGACGACCTGCGCGCAGTGCCGTGGAGCTTCAGCTGGGGCCAGTGCCGGCTCACGATTCCGGGCTGGTTCGGCTTCGGCTCGGGCGTGGAACAGTTCCTCGCCGCTGCAGGCAATGCCGCGGGCAAGAAGGAACGCCAGGCACTGCTGCAACGCATGTATGAGCAATGGCCTTTCTTTCGCACGCTGCTGTCGAACATGGACATGGTGCTGGCCAAGAGCGACCTCGCGCTGGCCTCGCGCTATGCCGAGCTGGTGACCGATCGCAAGCTGCGCCAGAAGGTGTTCTCGATGATCGAGGCCGAATGGCACCGCACGTCGGACGCGCTCACGCTCATCACCGGCGCGAAGCAGCGGCTCGAAGGCAACGCCGAGATGCAACGCTCGGTGCGGCATCGCTTTCCGTACATCGATCCGCTGCATCACCTGCAGGTCGAGCTGATGCGGCGTTATCGCGCGGGTGATGGCGGCGAGCGGCTGCAGCGCGGCATTCACATCTCGATCAACGGAGTGGCCGCGGGCTTGCGCAACACCGGTTGA